The Streptomyces europaeiscabiei genome window below encodes:
- a CDS encoding DUF4132 domain-containing protein: MRRWEYVEGNSSKFWEAEADGATVTVRYGRCGTEGRIQVKECASSEEAAEYLRKTVAAKERKGYREAGAAPVHAAAVEPAAADGGGAPTPIAGDDTTASASATATATATATATATATATATADGGSEMPVVDEDTFVLPAAWHRHLHPRRGGIRRRPAPPRKGAASEAEQRLRTGATWVRLYLDSPRSDVDLVRAAEAHLAGTADPLGAAVLAVASDMAWSGSVCADAWVEAHGPVFAARATVELFDIEAHCTQHGTRRFDPYVERVPNKPFAGQAERVRGVADRIRALLAAADEDTYRAVVAALGGMRSSARRRVVVSYLVPTETEWLDECAGGPEANRPRGNALRSMLFCSFDDPEQVRQLGGVADLSYGAWPMPTVATVAEGIGTAVAPLVAESLRGSYVESDTVRKVNSILVAIPSDEAFALLMGQLGDKRTQPFVTKAARRYPRRALRMLAEAVAAGGPNTDAVRSALLVHVSAHPDVAHEALASLSPEAAHAVEALLSPRDRVPDAPAASLPDLLTSPPWTRPREVVKVRTVTVPVAEDAPGIVWLPGERQEWADTPSRERDWASRSEWPDDPDALLDAVRSDRLGSMGIFLDKPEELVRPLLDEWTPTSLDSDATLKPIVARFGTDALGVVLRVAPKWPASLAPLLLPYVSVGAARLIAEWAVRVKSARGTARSWFRRHGEAAAPLLVPDALGKAGPARRHAQQALHTIMALHGEQVVRSAAERYGAEAVAGIGELLSADPLRTALPAKLPEPVEWAEPVLLPQILVRSGGALPAEATRHVVTMLAMSRPGEPYPGLAVVRELCAPESLAEFAWALFEQWRLAGMPSQESWALTALGLLGDDGTARRLTPLVRAWPGEGAHQRAVDGLGALAAIGTDVALMHLHGVAQRVKFKALKSRAQEKIAELAEALGLTGEQLADRLVPDFGLDARGTTVIDYGSRTFTVGFDEQLRPFVQDPGGGRRKDLPQPGARDDAELAPAERKRFMALKKDVRTVAADQVRRLESAMVQGRSWSAAEFRELFVGHPLLGHLVRRLVWLSDTDGTTTAFRVAEDRTFADVEDSAFTLPDAAAVRIPHPLHLAGELDVWAELFADHGILQPFPQLERRVFELSAGDAAGPLLERFEGLTVTTGRLVGLERRGWRRGRPLDAGVERWISKELAPNRFAVLTPDRGIAVGFFDPAEQQKVEHIWLATRPGDYWPSDTHSIRFDEIDPVAVSELLADLAELTAP; the protein is encoded by the coding sequence GTGCGCCGCTGGGAGTATGTCGAAGGGAACTCTTCGAAGTTCTGGGAGGCCGAGGCGGACGGTGCCACGGTGACCGTCCGGTACGGACGTTGCGGTACGGAGGGCCGGATCCAGGTCAAGGAGTGCGCCTCCTCGGAGGAGGCCGCCGAGTACCTGCGGAAGACCGTCGCGGCCAAGGAGCGCAAGGGATATCGGGAGGCCGGCGCGGCTCCCGTCCACGCGGCTGCCGTCGAACCAGCTGCCGCCGACGGGGGCGGCGCGCCGACTCCGATCGCCGGCGACGACACCACCGCGTCCGCATCGGCTACGGCTACGGCTACGGCTACGGCTACGGCTACGGCTACGGCTACGGCTACGGCTACGGCGGATGGTGGTTCTGAGATGCCGGTCGTCGATGAGGACACCTTCGTACTGCCGGCCGCCTGGCATCGTCACCTCCATCCGCGGCGGGGCGGTATCCGCCGCAGGCCCGCGCCTCCACGCAAGGGCGCGGCGAGCGAAGCCGAGCAGCGGCTGCGCACGGGGGCCACCTGGGTACGGCTGTACCTGGACAGCCCGCGCAGTGACGTGGACCTGGTACGGGCCGCCGAGGCTCACCTCGCCGGTACGGCCGACCCGTTGGGCGCGGCCGTGCTGGCCGTCGCCTCCGACATGGCCTGGTCGGGCTCGGTCTGTGCCGATGCCTGGGTGGAGGCCCACGGACCGGTGTTCGCCGCCCGCGCGACCGTCGAGCTCTTCGACATCGAGGCGCACTGCACCCAGCACGGCACCCGCCGCTTCGATCCGTACGTCGAGCGCGTCCCGAACAAGCCCTTCGCGGGCCAGGCCGAACGGGTGCGGGGCGTCGCGGACCGTATCCGCGCGCTGCTCGCCGCCGCCGACGAGGACACGTATCGCGCGGTGGTCGCGGCGCTCGGCGGAATGCGGAGCAGCGCCCGCAGACGAGTGGTCGTCTCGTACCTCGTCCCCACCGAGACCGAATGGCTCGACGAGTGCGCGGGCGGCCCCGAGGCGAACCGGCCACGCGGCAACGCCCTGCGCTCGATGCTGTTCTGTTCGTTCGACGACCCCGAGCAGGTCCGGCAGTTGGGCGGTGTGGCCGACCTGAGCTACGGCGCCTGGCCGATGCCGACGGTCGCCACCGTCGCCGAGGGCATCGGCACGGCGGTGGCACCCCTCGTGGCGGAGTCGTTGAGGGGCTCGTACGTCGAGTCGGACACCGTCAGGAAGGTCAACTCGATCCTGGTCGCGATTCCGTCCGACGAGGCGTTCGCCCTGCTGATGGGGCAGCTCGGCGACAAGCGGACACAGCCCTTCGTGACGAAGGCGGCCCGCCGCTACCCGAGGCGCGCCCTGCGCATGCTCGCCGAGGCCGTGGCGGCGGGCGGACCGAACACCGACGCCGTTCGGTCCGCGTTGCTGGTGCACGTGTCCGCCCACCCAGACGTGGCCCACGAGGCCCTCGCCTCCCTCTCACCGGAGGCGGCCCACGCCGTGGAAGCGCTGCTGAGTCCGCGGGACCGGGTGCCGGACGCCCCGGCCGCGTCCCTTCCCGACCTGCTCACGAGCCCTCCGTGGACCCGGCCGCGCGAGGTCGTGAAGGTCCGCACGGTCACCGTTCCGGTCGCCGAGGACGCCCCCGGGATCGTCTGGCTGCCCGGTGAACGGCAGGAGTGGGCGGACACCCCGTCCCGGGAGCGGGACTGGGCCTCGCGTTCCGAGTGGCCGGACGATCCGGACGCCCTGCTGGACGCGGTCCGCTCGGACAGGCTCGGCTCCATGGGGATCTTCCTCGACAAGCCCGAGGAGCTGGTCCGGCCACTGCTGGACGAGTGGACGCCGACGAGCCTGGACAGCGATGCCACGCTCAAGCCGATCGTCGCCCGGTTCGGCACGGACGCGCTGGGGGTGGTGCTGCGGGTGGCCCCCAAGTGGCCCGCGTCGCTCGCTCCGCTGCTGCTGCCCTATGTGAGCGTGGGTGCGGCCCGGCTGATCGCGGAGTGGGCCGTGCGGGTGAAGTCGGCGCGGGGGACGGCCCGTTCCTGGTTCCGGCGGCACGGGGAGGCCGCCGCCCCGCTGCTTGTGCCCGACGCCCTGGGCAAGGCGGGACCCGCGCGCCGACATGCCCAGCAGGCGCTGCACACCATCATGGCCCTGCACGGGGAGCAGGTCGTACGGTCCGCCGCCGAGCGTTACGGCGCCGAGGCCGTGGCGGGGATCGGGGAGCTGCTGTCCGCCGATCCGCTGCGGACGGCGCTGCCGGCGAAGCTGCCCGAGCCCGTCGAGTGGGCCGAGCCGGTGCTGCTGCCGCAGATCCTGGTGCGCTCCGGTGGCGCCCTGCCCGCCGAAGCCACCCGGCATGTGGTGACGATGCTCGCGATGTCCCGGCCGGGCGAGCCGTATCCGGGGCTGGCCGTGGTCCGGGAGTTGTGCGCGCCGGAGTCGCTCGCCGAGTTCGCCTGGGCCCTGTTCGAGCAGTGGCGGCTCGCCGGAATGCCGAGCCAGGAGAGCTGGGCGCTGACGGCGCTGGGGCTGCTCGGTGACGACGGCACGGCACGCCGGCTCACACCGCTGGTGCGCGCCTGGCCCGGCGAGGGTGCGCACCAGCGGGCGGTGGACGGGCTCGGTGCACTGGCCGCGATCGGCACCGATGTGGCGCTGATGCATCTGCACGGCGTGGCACAGCGCGTGAAGTTCAAGGCTCTCAAGTCCCGTGCCCAGGAGAAGATCGCCGAGCTCGCGGAGGCCCTCGGGCTGACCGGTGAGCAGCTCGCCGACCGGCTGGTGCCCGACTTCGGCCTGGACGCGCGGGGCACCACGGTCATCGACTACGGCAGCCGTACGTTCACCGTCGGTTTCGACGAACAGCTGCGACCCTTCGTCCAGGACCCCGGCGGCGGGCGTCGCAAGGATCTGCCCCAGCCGGGCGCACGGGACGACGCGGAGCTGGCCCCTGCCGAGCGCAAGCGGTTCATGGCGTTGAAGAAGGACGTACGGACCGTCGCCGCCGACCAGGTGCGGCGGCTGGAGTCGGCCATGGTGCAGGGCCGTTCGTGGTCGGCGGCCGAGTTCCGTGAGCTGTTCGTGGGGCATCCGCTGCTGGGGCATCTCGTCCGGCGGCTGGTGTGGCTGAGCGACACGGACGGCACGACGACCGCCTTCCGGGTGGCGGAGGACCGTACGTTCGCGGATGTCGAGGACAGCGCGTTCACCCTGCCCGACGCGGCGGCCGTACGGATCCCGCACCCGCTGCACCTGGCGGGCGAACTCGACGTCTGGGCGGAGCTGTTCGCGGACCACGGGATCCTCCAGCCGTTCCCGCAGCTGGAGCGGCGGGTGTTCGAGCTGAGTGCGGGGGACGCCGCCGGCCCGCTCCTGGAGCGCTTCGAGGGCCTCACGGTGACGACCGGCCGGCTCGTCGGTCTGGAGCGGCGCGGGTGGCGGCGCGGCCGGCCGCTGGACGCGGGTGTCGAGCGCTGGATCTCCAAGGAGCTCGCCCCGAACCGCTTCGCGGTGCTCACCCCGGACCGCGGCATCGCCGTCGGCTTCTTCGATCCCGCCGAGCAGCAGAAGGTGGAGCACATCTGGCTCGCCACCCGGCCGGGCGACTACTGGCCCAGTGACACCCACAGCATCCGCTTCGACGAGATCGACCCGGTCGCGGTGTCCGAACTGCTGGCCGATCTGGCGGAGTTGACGGCCCCATGA
- a CDS encoding SGNH/GDSL hydrolase family protein, with translation MQMPRQLSRRTVVAATAAGLVATVVSPARAAEARAARFHTVGRVRKAADGTVQYSWPGISFEGRFHGTGVGVVLDDSDNDYDVQVDGTTVATLVTPGRTVSWIDGLPDGGHRVRVVKRTESPWAAGRFGGFVAAPGGAILARPRARSRQIEFIGDSYTAGYGNVSGTQDCSGNGGVNRNSNADLAFGALTARKLDADHQINAFSGRGMVRNYNGGDPGTDFRTYYDRALLNVEGDVWRKPDSWRPQVVVVGLGINDFSTPLNPGERWSTTAELVAAYESAFHGFLDKLRARYGRRTFLVVAAARLWNTTALAEATLRIVEERGRRGDGRVSHWYYDDPGLDHLGCDWHPSLHDHRIISGLLDDHLAGLSLRW, from the coding sequence ATGCAGATGCCTCGCCAGTTATCCCGACGGACGGTGGTCGCGGCCACCGCCGCAGGCCTCGTCGCCACCGTCGTGTCCCCCGCACGGGCCGCCGAAGCGCGGGCGGCCCGGTTCCACACGGTCGGCCGGGTCAGGAAGGCTGCCGACGGGACCGTGCAGTACAGCTGGCCCGGGATCTCCTTCGAGGGGCGGTTCCACGGGACCGGCGTCGGGGTGGTCCTCGACGACTCCGACAACGACTACGACGTCCAGGTCGACGGGACGACCGTCGCCACCCTCGTCACCCCGGGCCGGACCGTCTCCTGGATCGACGGCCTCCCCGACGGCGGACACCGCGTGCGGGTCGTGAAGCGGACGGAGAGCCCGTGGGCGGCCGGCCGGTTCGGCGGTTTCGTCGCGGCTCCCGGTGGCGCGATTCTCGCGAGACCCCGGGCGCGGAGCAGGCAGATCGAGTTCATCGGCGACTCGTACACCGCCGGTTACGGCAATGTCTCCGGCACCCAGGACTGTTCCGGCAACGGCGGGGTCAACCGGAACAGCAACGCGGATCTCGCTTTCGGCGCACTCACCGCCCGGAAGCTGGACGCCGACCACCAGATCAACGCCTTCTCCGGCCGGGGAATGGTCCGCAACTACAACGGCGGCGATCCCGGAACCGACTTCCGGACGTACTACGACCGGGCCCTGCTGAACGTCGAGGGCGATGTCTGGCGGAAGCCGGACAGCTGGCGTCCGCAGGTCGTCGTGGTCGGGCTCGGTATCAACGACTTCTCGACGCCCCTCAACCCCGGGGAGCGCTGGAGCACGACGGCCGAGCTGGTCGCCGCCTACGAGAGCGCCTTTCACGGGTTCCTCGACAAGCTGCGCGCCCGGTACGGGCGCAGGACGTTCCTCGTGGTCGCCGCGGCCCGCCTCTGGAACACCACCGCGCTCGCGGAGGCCACCCTGCGGATCGTCGAGGAGCGGGGCCGGCGGGGCGACGGCAGGGTCAGTCACTGGTACTACGACGACCCCGGCCTCGATCACCTGGGCTGCGACTGGCATCCCTCGCTCCACGACCACCGGATCATCTCCGGGCTGCTGGACGACCACCTCGCCGGGCTGTCCCTGCGCTGGTAG
- a CDS encoding SDR family oxidoreductase → MKLLIIGGSGFLGDALLRRAPAAGFATAATYSTRPPDTAGDVSWHRLDVRDPAQVTGVLDEVAPSVVVNASSGGADWAVTAEGAVRVAMAAAERGRRLVHVSSDAVFSGDRGGYDETCLPDPVTPYGAAKAAAETGVRLVAPHAVVARTSLILGDGSPLSVHERHVHDLVAGTRDGVLFTDVVRCPVQVADLAAALLELAASDEAGVRHIAGPDALTRHELGVLIAGRDGLDASRLPAGRLGGTSLRGALDVRLDSRATRRGLRTRLRGAREFLAERRG, encoded by the coding sequence ATGAAGCTCCTGATCATCGGCGGCAGCGGGTTCCTCGGCGACGCGCTGCTGCGCCGGGCCCCGGCGGCGGGGTTCGCGACGGCCGCGACCTACTCCACCCGGCCGCCGGACACCGCGGGGGACGTCTCCTGGCACCGGCTCGACGTCCGTGATCCCGCGCAGGTGACCGGGGTGCTGGACGAGGTGGCTCCGTCGGTGGTCGTCAACGCGTCCAGCGGCGGCGCCGACTGGGCGGTCACCGCCGAGGGCGCGGTCCGGGTGGCGATGGCCGCGGCCGAGCGGGGCCGCCGCCTGGTCCATGTGTCCAGCGACGCCGTGTTCTCGGGCGATCGGGGTGGCTACGACGAGACCTGCCTGCCCGATCCCGTCACGCCGTACGGTGCCGCGAAGGCCGCGGCGGAGACCGGTGTCCGGCTGGTGGCGCCGCACGCGGTCGTGGCACGGACCTCGCTGATCCTCGGGGACGGGAGCCCCCTGTCCGTGCATGAAAGGCATGTGCACGACCTGGTGGCCGGCACCCGCGACGGTGTGCTGTTCACCGACGTCGTGCGCTGCCCGGTGCAGGTGGCGGACCTGGCCGCCGCGCTGCTGGAACTGGCCGCTTCCGACGAAGCGGGCGTCCGGCACATCGCCGGGCCGGACGCCCTCACCCGGCACGAACTGGGTGTCCTCATCGCCGGCCGCGACGGCCTGGACGCGTCGCGGCTGCCGGCCGGACGCCTGGGCGGCACCTCCCTGCGGGGAGCGCTCGACGTCCGGCTGGACAGCCGGGCGACCCGGCGAGGTCTGCGCACCCGGTTGCGTGGCGCCCGGGAGTTCCTCGCGGAACGGCGGGGTTGA
- a CDS encoding aminotransferase class V-fold PLP-dependent enzyme: MDIDALRRDTPGTANRVHLNNAGAALLSRRTLAAITSHLELEAAIGGYEAAGQERDRIDATYTNLARLVGGRPDEIALFDNSTRAWNAAFYALTFKPGDRILTGRAEYGSNVLAYLQVARRTGAEIVVVPDDASGQLDTAALADLIDERTRLVGVSHVPTSGGLVNPAAEIGRITRAAGVPFLLDATQSVGQFPVDVEAIGCDMLTATGRKFLRGPRGTGFLWVRSEALAYLDPYVTEIQAADWDGGRGFTWRPGARRFETWEVSYANVLGLDAAVRQALDLGLDRIGERAVVLGAYLRDRLDALPGVTTHDLGEHRCAIVTAKIQGMPTSEVAAALAGQGINVTTTVPEHTQFDTERRGVHPLVRLSPHYYNTEAELDRTVEVMAGLARTAP, translated from the coding sequence ATGGACATCGACGCACTGCGCCGGGACACCCCCGGCACCGCCAACCGAGTGCACCTCAACAACGCCGGAGCGGCCCTGCTCTCCCGGCGTACCCTGGCGGCCATCACCTCCCACCTGGAACTCGAAGCGGCCATCGGCGGATACGAGGCGGCCGGGCAGGAGCGGGACCGGATCGACGCCACCTACACGAACCTCGCCCGGCTGGTCGGCGGTCGGCCCGACGAGATCGCGCTGTTCGACAACTCCACCCGGGCCTGGAACGCGGCGTTCTACGCGCTGACCTTCAAGCCGGGCGACCGCATCCTCACCGGCCGGGCCGAGTACGGCAGCAACGTGCTCGCCTACCTCCAGGTCGCCCGGCGCACCGGCGCGGAGATCGTGGTCGTCCCCGACGACGCGTCCGGACAGCTCGACACCGCCGCCCTCGCCGATCTGATCGACGAGCGCACCCGACTGGTCGGGGTCAGTCACGTCCCCACCAGCGGCGGCCTGGTCAACCCGGCGGCCGAGATCGGGCGGATCACACGGGCCGCAGGTGTCCCGTTCCTCCTCGACGCCACCCAGTCCGTGGGCCAGTTCCCCGTGGACGTCGAGGCCATCGGCTGCGACATGCTCACCGCCACCGGCCGCAAGTTCCTGCGCGGCCCGCGCGGCACGGGCTTCCTCTGGGTGCGCTCCGAGGCGCTGGCGTACCTCGACCCGTACGTCACCGAGATCCAGGCGGCCGACTGGGACGGCGGACGAGGCTTCACCTGGCGGCCCGGCGCCCGCCGGTTCGAGACCTGGGAGGTGAGCTACGCCAACGTCCTGGGCCTCGACGCGGCCGTACGCCAGGCCCTCGACCTGGGCCTGGACCGCATCGGCGAACGAGCCGTCGTCCTGGGCGCGTACCTTCGCGACCGGCTGGACGCCCTCCCCGGCGTCACCACCCACGACCTCGGCGAGCACCGCTGCGCCATCGTGACCGCCAAGATCCAGGGCATGCCCACCTCCGAGGTCGCCGCCGCCCTCGCCGGGCAGGGGATCAACGTCACCACTACCGTCCCCGAACACACCCAGTTCGACACCGAACGCCGAGGCGTCCACCCCCTGGTCCGGCTCTCCCCGCACTACTACAACACCGAGGCCGAACTCGACCGCACGGTCGAGGTCATGGCGGGCCTCGCGCGCACCGCACCCTGA
- a CDS encoding acyl-CoA carboxylase subunit beta translates to MPDPVTERSVDRTADRVADLEARRVRAVAPAGPRRRGEYGARERIDLLLDAGSFTETGLFVRARPTGEAAGRPYGDGVVTGHGTIDGRPVCVFAQDSTVFGGSMGEAFGEKTIALMDLALKTGCPVIGLNDGGGARIQEGVTSLALYAELVRRNVRASGVIPQISVVLGPCAGGAAYSPAITDFTVMVDGASHMFVTGPDVIEAVTGERTGAEELGGARTSNTVNGNAHFLAADEVDALDTVRDLLSYLPANNLERPPQYAPGAAPAGPGLDAVVPDRLGQAYDMRDILRAVVDDGELLEIQELFAPNIICALALVEGAAVGVVANQPLHAAGVLDIDASEKAARFVRFCDAFGIPLLTFVDVPGYLSGVRQEQAGIIRRGAKLLYAYAEATVPKVTVVVRKAYGGGYAVMGSKHLGADINLAWPTARIAVMGAEGAVGVLHRRELAAAADPEALRARLVTAYESTYGTPYLAAERGYVDAVIAPRDTRAHICRALRALRGKRAPMPERRHGNIPL, encoded by the coding sequence CTGCCCGACCCGGTCACTGAACGATCCGTCGACCGGACCGCCGACCGCGTCGCCGACCTGGAGGCCCGCCGGGTCCGGGCGGTCGCGCCGGCCGGACCCAGGAGACGTGGGGAGTACGGCGCCCGGGAGCGGATCGATCTGCTGCTGGACGCGGGTTCGTTCACGGAGACCGGCCTGTTCGTGCGGGCCCGCCCCACCGGGGAGGCCGCCGGGCGCCCGTACGGCGACGGGGTGGTCACCGGGCACGGCACCATCGACGGCCGGCCCGTGTGTGTCTTCGCCCAGGACTCCACGGTGTTCGGCGGCAGCATGGGCGAGGCCTTCGGTGAGAAGACCATCGCGCTGATGGACCTCGCCCTGAAGACGGGCTGTCCGGTCATCGGCCTCAACGACGGCGGCGGCGCCCGCATCCAGGAGGGCGTCACCTCGCTCGCCCTCTACGCCGAGCTGGTGCGCCGCAACGTGCGGGCGTCCGGGGTGATCCCGCAGATCTCGGTCGTCCTGGGCCCGTGCGCCGGCGGGGCCGCGTACTCGCCCGCCATCACCGACTTCACCGTGATGGTGGACGGCGCCTCGCACATGTTCGTCACCGGGCCCGACGTCATCGAGGCGGTCACCGGCGAGCGCACCGGCGCCGAGGAACTGGGCGGCGCCCGCACCAGCAACACCGTCAACGGCAACGCCCACTTCCTCGCCGCCGACGAGGTGGACGCCCTCGACACGGTGCGCGACCTGCTGTCGTACCTGCCCGCCAACAACCTGGAGCGGCCCCCGCAGTACGCGCCGGGGGCCGCGCCCGCCGGGCCGGGGCTCGACGCGGTCGTGCCGGACCGGCTCGGGCAGGCCTACGACATGCGGGACATCCTGCGCGCGGTCGTCGACGACGGCGAACTCCTGGAGATCCAGGAGCTGTTCGCGCCGAACATCATCTGCGCGCTGGCCCTGGTCGAGGGCGCCGCGGTCGGCGTCGTCGCCAACCAGCCGCTGCACGCCGCCGGTGTCCTCGACATCGACGCCTCCGAGAAGGCCGCGCGGTTCGTACGGTTCTGCGACGCGTTCGGCATCCCGCTGCTGACCTTCGTCGACGTCCCCGGCTATCTCTCCGGCGTCCGCCAGGAGCAGGCCGGCATCATCCGGCGCGGCGCGAAACTCCTGTACGCGTACGCCGAGGCGACCGTCCCCAAGGTCACGGTGGTGGTGCGCAAGGCGTACGGCGGCGGATACGCGGTGATGGGCTCCAAACACCTGGGCGCCGACATCAACCTGGCCTGGCCCACCGCCCGGATCGCCGTCATGGGCGCCGAGGGCGCGGTGGGGGTCCTGCACCGCCGCGAACTCGCCGCCGCGGCCGACCCCGAGGCCCTGCGCGCCCGCCTCGTCACGGCGTACGAAAGCACGTACGGCACCCCGTACCTCGCCGCCGAGCGCGGCTACGTCGACGCCGTCATCGCACCGCGCGACACCCGCGCCCACATCTGCCGCGCCCTACGAGCCCTGCGTGGCAAGCGCGCCCCGATGCCGGAACGCCGCCACGGCAACATCCCGCTCTGA
- a CDS encoding fatty acyl-AMP ligase — MDNRRPPLAPVFRSLPEYVRHWAETTPDRRAFTFVDHPAPHSRGVHRTLTWRRLDLRMRAVAARLAAEAEPGARVAVLCPQGTEYVTAFLGALAAGLVAVPLYPPGLPGQGDRLSAVLTDACPAVVVTTGHTLAEVREVCEGRAVKVVAVDHVPDAAADDRGQSTPDDTAVAYLQYTSGSTRTPAGVEITHANVVANARQALSAYGADAHPVTCVGWLPLYHDMGLVLSVAAPVVRGLLSVLMDPVAFLHEPVRWLRLLAAHPRALSAAPNFAYDYCASTVTEAQKSGLRLDGVAALINGSEPVRPGTADRFHAAFAAQGLVPETHCPSYGLAEATVFVSAARPGEQLRGFALDRDALAAGKALPARPDDPRAVLLAGCGAPAGQRVRIADPVSRAALSEGEVGEIWVQGPNVGRGYRNQDRQTRRVFGAVLADATAGPGEWLRTGDLGTVLDGQLIVTGRLKDLIVVDGRNHYPQDVEATAQDAHQAVRRDRLAAFGVPGGSGERVVVVAEHARTVPLADIDVPAFVRTVRAAVSARHGLRLSAVVLVPPGTVPRTSSGKVSRALTRERYLAGAYAVGGAE, encoded by the coding sequence ATGGACAACCGCCGCCCCCCGCTCGCGCCCGTGTTCCGCAGTCTGCCGGAGTATGTGCGGCACTGGGCCGAGACCACCCCCGACCGCCGGGCGTTCACCTTCGTCGACCATCCCGCGCCGCACTCGCGGGGCGTCCACCGCACCCTGACCTGGCGCAGGCTGGACCTGCGGATGCGGGCCGTGGCCGCCCGGCTCGCGGCGGAGGCCGAGCCCGGGGCGCGGGTCGCGGTGCTGTGCCCGCAGGGGACGGAGTACGTCACCGCCTTCCTCGGGGCGCTCGCCGCCGGCCTGGTCGCCGTACCGCTGTACCCGCCCGGTCTGCCCGGGCAGGGCGACCGGCTGTCGGCGGTCCTGACGGACGCGTGCCCGGCGGTCGTCGTCACTACGGGCCACACCCTCGCCGAGGTACGGGAGGTGTGCGAGGGCCGGGCGGTGAAGGTCGTAGCCGTGGACCACGTGCCGGACGCCGCCGCCGACGACCGGGGGCAGTCCACGCCCGACGACACCGCCGTCGCCTACCTCCAGTACACCTCCGGCTCGACCCGCACCCCGGCGGGCGTGGAGATCACCCATGCCAACGTCGTCGCCAACGCCCGCCAGGCCCTGTCCGCCTACGGTGCCGACGCCCATCCGGTGACCTGTGTGGGCTGGCTGCCGCTGTACCACGACATGGGGCTCGTGCTGAGTGTCGCGGCGCCGGTGGTGCGGGGGCTGCTGTCGGTGCTCATGGACCCGGTGGCCTTCCTGCACGAGCCCGTGCGCTGGCTGCGGCTGCTGGCCGCGCACCCGCGCGCGCTGAGCGCGGCGCCCAACTTCGCCTACGACTACTGTGCTTCGACGGTCACCGAGGCGCAGAAGTCCGGGCTGCGGCTGGACGGCGTCGCCGCGCTGATCAACGGCAGCGAGCCGGTCCGCCCCGGCACGGCCGACCGTTTCCACGCCGCGTTCGCCGCGCAGGGCCTCGTCCCGGAGACGCACTGCCCGTCGTACGGGCTGGCCGAGGCGACCGTCTTCGTCAGTGCCGCCCGCCCCGGGGAGCAGCTGCGCGGGTTCGCGCTCGACCGGGACGCCCTGGCCGCCGGGAAGGCCCTGCCCGCGCGGCCCGACGATCCGAGGGCGGTGCTGCTGGCCGGCTGCGGCGCACCGGCCGGCCAGCGGGTGCGGATCGCCGACCCGGTGTCGCGGGCCGCCCTGTCCGAGGGGGAGGTCGGCGAGATCTGGGTGCAGGGCCCCAACGTGGGGCGGGGCTACCGGAACCAGGACCGGCAGACGCGGCGTGTCTTCGGCGCCGTACTCGCCGATGCGACGGCGGGTCCGGGCGAGTGGCTGCGGACCGGCGACCTGGGGACGGTCCTGGACGGGCAGTTGATCGTCACCGGGCGGCTGAAGGACCTCATCGTCGTCGACGGGCGCAACCACTACCCGCAGGACGTGGAGGCCACGGCCCAGGACGCGCATCAGGCCGTACGGCGGGACCGGCTCGCCGCGTTCGGTGTGCCGGGCGGCTCCGGGGAGCGGGTGGTCGTCGTCGCGGAGCACGCGCGGACCGTGCCGCTCGCCGACATCGACGTACCGGCCTTCGTGCGGACCGTACGCGCGGCCGTCTCCGCCCGGCACGGGCTGCGGCTCTCCGCCGTCGTCCTCGTCCCACCGGGCACGGTGCCCCGTACGTCCAGCGGGAAGGTCTCGCGGGCACTGACCCGTGAACGCTATCTGGCGGGTGCCTACGCGGTGGGGGGCGCGGAATGA